Proteins from a genomic interval of Arthrobacter sp. CAN_C5:
- a CDS encoding amino acid ABC transporter substrate-binding protein has translation MLTRRLSILGAATALTLALAACGGGESTGEPADSSATAGPTTLQDIQDAGVITVGTEGTYRPFSFHEGGAGDLTGFDVEVITAVAEELGVEAEFEETQWDAIFAGLDAGRFDVIANQVSITDERLETYAFSDPYTISTGVIVTTSDNTEITSFEDLEGKTTAQSLTSNWHALAQESGAEIEAVEGWAQSVALLEQGRVDATINDTLTYLDYQQTNPTDAIKIAAETDDESQSAFTFTQGSDDLIDAVNEALASLRADGTLAEISEKYFGSDVTE, from the coding sequence ATGTTGACCCGTCGTCTTTCAATCCTTGGCGCAGCCACCGCTCTCACCCTGGCCCTGGCGGCCTGCGGCGGCGGAGAGTCCACCGGGGAGCCCGCTGACAGCAGCGCCACCGCAGGGCCCACCACGCTGCAAGACATCCAGGATGCCGGAGTCATCACCGTCGGCACCGAGGGGACCTACCGGCCGTTCAGCTTCCATGAGGGCGGCGCGGGCGATCTGACCGGGTTCGACGTCGAGGTCATCACCGCCGTCGCCGAGGAGCTCGGTGTGGAGGCGGAGTTCGAAGAAACCCAGTGGGACGCCATCTTCGCCGGACTCGATGCCGGCCGGTTCGACGTCATCGCGAACCAGGTGTCAATCACCGATGAGCGCCTCGAAACCTATGCCTTCTCCGATCCCTACACGATCAGCACCGGGGTCATCGTCACCACCTCAGACAACACCGAGATCACCTCCTTCGAAGATCTGGAAGGCAAAACCACTGCCCAGTCGCTGACCAGCAACTGGCACGCGCTGGCGCAGGAAAGCGGCGCCGAGATCGAGGCAGTGGAAGGCTGGGCGCAGTCAGTTGCACTCCTGGAGCAGGGACGGGTCGACGCCACGATCAACGACACGCTGACCTACCTGGACTACCAGCAGACCAACCCCACCGATGCGATCAAGATTGCCGCCGAGACCGATGACGAGTCGCAGAGCGCCTTCACCTTCACCCAGGGCAGTGACGACCTGATCGACGCAGTCAACGAGGCTCTTGCTAGCCTGCGCGCAGACGGTACGCTTGCCGAGATCTCGGAGAAGTACTTCGGCTCCGACGTCACCGAATAG
- the fdhD gene encoding formate dehydrogenase accessory sulfurtransferase FdhD, whose translation MKKRVSQRRQITRFRVGEADNGTSRREDVLAGEEPLEIRLGSKSFSVTMRTPGDDFDLVAGFLVSEGIVWESGQLISLRYCAGVDDAGQQTFNVVESQLRPDVVLPDTTMERHVYTSSSCGICGTASIDAVRKSSRFDVHDDDAQVALPALAGLPDRLRESQKLFDSTGGVHAAGLFTREGELLCLREDVGRHNAVDKVVGWALREGMLPLKGTILQVSGRASFELVQKAQLAGIPVLSAVSAPSSLAADLAEETGITLVGFSRGTSLNCYTHPQRIAA comes from the coding sequence TTGAAGAAGCGCGTGAGTCAGCGCCGCCAGATCACCCGATTCCGTGTAGGCGAAGCGGACAACGGCACCAGCAGGCGCGAGGATGTGCTGGCCGGTGAGGAACCCCTGGAGATCAGATTGGGATCAAAGTCCTTCTCTGTAACCATGCGCACCCCCGGGGACGACTTCGACCTGGTGGCAGGGTTCCTGGTGTCCGAAGGCATCGTCTGGGAGAGCGGGCAGCTGATCAGCCTGCGGTACTGCGCTGGTGTGGATGACGCCGGCCAGCAGACGTTCAACGTGGTCGAGTCACAGCTCCGGCCCGACGTGGTCCTCCCGGACACCACCATGGAACGCCACGTCTACACCTCCAGTTCCTGCGGAATCTGCGGGACCGCGTCCATCGATGCGGTGCGGAAGTCCTCACGCTTCGACGTGCACGACGACGACGCCCAGGTCGCTCTGCCAGCGCTCGCAGGCCTGCCCGACCGCCTGCGCGAATCCCAGAAACTCTTCGACAGCACCGGTGGCGTGCACGCCGCGGGGCTGTTTACCCGAGAGGGCGAATTGTTATGCCTTCGCGAGGACGTGGGTCGACACAACGCGGTCGACAAGGTAGTGGGCTGGGCGCTGCGCGAGGGAATGCTGCCACTGAAGGGCACCATCCTGCAGGTGTCCGGCCGCGCGTCGTTTGAGCTGGTGCAGAAGGCGCAGCTCGCGGGAATCCCCGTGCTCTCGGCGGTCAGCGCGCCGTCGTCGTTGGCAGCGGATCTGGCCGAGGAAACCGGGATCACGCTGGTCGGCTTCAGCCGCGGCACCTCCCTGAACTGCTACACCCACCCGCAGCGGATCGCGGCCTAG
- a CDS encoding amino acid ABC transporter ATP-binding protein: MSHTKPTPAAGSQSGDLLTVTGLSKAFGENVVLKSIDLAIRPGQVTALIGPSGSGKTTVLRCLNGLETPDGGTVAVAGGPSVDFGGKVKARDLSELRDQSAMVFQHYNLFPHMTVLENVIEGPIQVKKMRRADAIRDAESLLARVGLADKKDQYPFELSGGQQQRVGIVRALALKPALLLFDEPTSALDPELVGEVLGVIKELADEQWTMMIVTHELAFAREVADEVVFMDGGVVVERGHPDTVLRNPRQERTQRFVQRLLHPF; the protein is encoded by the coding sequence ATGTCGCACACTAAGCCCACCCCAGCAGCCGGCAGCCAGTCGGGCGACCTGCTGACCGTGACCGGTCTCAGCAAGGCCTTCGGCGAAAATGTCGTGCTGAAGTCCATTGACCTGGCCATCCGGCCCGGACAGGTGACAGCCCTGATCGGCCCCTCCGGCTCAGGTAAAACCACGGTGCTGCGCTGCCTGAACGGGCTCGAGACGCCCGACGGCGGAACCGTCGCGGTCGCTGGCGGACCGTCAGTGGATTTCGGCGGCAAGGTCAAGGCCCGGGACCTGTCGGAACTGCGGGACCAGAGTGCGATGGTCTTCCAGCACTACAACCTTTTCCCCCATATGACGGTCCTCGAGAATGTGATCGAAGGTCCCATTCAGGTGAAGAAGATGCGCCGCGCTGACGCCATCAGGGACGCCGAGTCGTTGCTCGCCCGGGTGGGCCTGGCGGACAAGAAGGACCAGTACCCGTTCGAGCTCTCCGGCGGCCAGCAGCAGCGGGTGGGCATCGTTCGTGCGCTGGCACTGAAACCCGCACTGCTGCTCTTCGATGAGCCCACCTCCGCGTTGGATCCCGAACTGGTGGGTGAGGTCCTGGGCGTGATCAAGGAACTCGCCGACGAACAGTGGACCATGATGATCGTCACCCATGAGCTCGCCTTCGCCCGCGAGGTCGCCGACGAGGTGGTGTTCATGGACGGCGGCGTGGTGGTGGAACGCGGACACCCCGACACGGTGCTGCGCAATCCCCGCCAGGAGCGGACCCAACGTTTCGTCCAACGACTCCTCCACCCGTTCTGA
- a CDS encoding ABC transporter ATP-binding protein — MSMEGAAWNSLYRISTAKDSNNKFSKETLKRILRFAVPYRTKLIFFIALSVVSAFLAVATPVLAGQVVNEIIAGTGLETVVWLAVVIALVAVADAVVSMATRWFSSKIGEGVILDLRTTVFDHVQKMPIAFFTRTRTGALVSRLNNDVIGAQQAFSGTLSGVVSNIVALALTLVVMLTTSVLVTVLAVLMLPIFLLPARRMGNRLAALRREAADHNSAMSTQMTERFSAPGATLVKLFGRPDEESQEFAVRAARVRDIGVRMAMLQWVFVTALMLVSALALALVYGLGGALALNGALNTGEVVTLALLLTRLYAPLTNLANARVEIMSALVSFERVFEVLDLDPLIKEKPDAGRIPAGPVSVEFDDVRFAYPSADKVSLASLEEVATLDTRGGEEVLHGVSFLVEPGQTIALVGSSGAGKSTIAQLLSRLYDVDSGAVRLAGTDVRDVTFESLRHTMGMVTQDGHLFHETIKSNLLLARPGATTEELWDAVRRARLEPLLRSLPDQLDTMVGERGYRLSGGERQRMTIARLLLAQPRVVILDEATAALDSTSEAAVQAALTEALEGRTAIVIAHRLSTIRSADQILVIEEGQIAERGTHDELLERGGRYAELHRTQFAVRKNVATGL; from the coding sequence ATGAGTATGGAAGGCGCGGCCTGGAACTCCCTTTACCGGATTTCCACCGCCAAGGACAGCAACAACAAGTTCTCGAAGGAAACGCTGAAACGCATCCTGAGATTTGCTGTGCCGTACCGGACCAAACTGATCTTCTTCATCGCGCTGTCGGTGGTGTCAGCGTTCCTCGCGGTCGCGACGCCGGTCCTCGCCGGTCAAGTGGTCAACGAGATCATCGCCGGCACCGGGCTTGAGACTGTTGTGTGGCTCGCCGTCGTCATCGCGCTGGTGGCGGTTGCCGACGCCGTGGTGTCCATGGCAACCCGCTGGTTCTCCTCGAAAATCGGAGAGGGTGTCATTCTGGATCTGCGCACCACCGTTTTCGATCATGTGCAGAAAATGCCGATTGCCTTTTTCACCCGCACCCGGACGGGCGCGCTGGTGAGCAGACTCAACAACGATGTGATCGGTGCGCAGCAGGCTTTCAGCGGCACCCTCTCCGGGGTGGTCAGCAACATTGTGGCGCTCGCCCTGACCCTGGTGGTCATGCTGACGACGTCGGTCCTGGTCACCGTCTTGGCCGTCCTCATGCTGCCGATCTTCCTGCTGCCCGCACGGCGGATGGGCAACCGCCTCGCCGCCCTGCGCCGTGAGGCAGCCGACCACAACTCGGCGATGAGCACGCAGATGACCGAGCGCTTCTCCGCTCCCGGCGCCACTTTGGTCAAACTGTTCGGCCGCCCGGACGAGGAGTCGCAGGAATTCGCGGTCCGCGCCGCACGGGTCCGCGACATTGGCGTGCGGATGGCGATGCTCCAGTGGGTCTTCGTTACCGCGCTGATGCTGGTCTCCGCGCTCGCCCTCGCGCTGGTGTACGGACTCGGCGGCGCACTGGCCCTGAACGGTGCGCTGAACACGGGTGAGGTGGTCACGCTCGCGCTGCTCCTCACCCGCCTCTATGCACCTCTGACCAACCTGGCGAACGCCCGGGTGGAAATCATGAGCGCTCTGGTCAGCTTTGAGCGCGTCTTCGAGGTCCTCGACCTGGACCCGTTGATCAAGGAGAAGCCCGACGCGGGCCGCATCCCCGCCGGTCCGGTCTCAGTGGAGTTCGACGACGTCCGGTTCGCCTACCCCTCGGCGGACAAGGTCTCCCTCGCCTCCCTGGAGGAGGTCGCCACCCTGGATACCCGGGGCGGCGAGGAAGTGCTGCACGGGGTGTCCTTTCTGGTGGAACCGGGCCAGACGATCGCCCTGGTGGGATCGTCGGGTGCCGGAAAGTCGACCATCGCCCAACTGCTGTCGCGGTTGTACGACGTCGACAGCGGTGCGGTCCGCCTCGCCGGGACCGATGTGCGGGACGTGACCTTCGAATCCCTCCGGCACACCATGGGCATGGTCACGCAGGACGGCCACCTTTTCCACGAGACCATCAAATCGAACCTGCTACTGGCCCGGCCCGGGGCAACCACCGAGGAGCTCTGGGACGCCGTCCGGCGTGCCCGGCTCGAGCCGCTGCTGAGGTCACTGCCCGATCAGCTCGACACCATGGTGGGGGAGCGGGGGTACCGGCTCTCCGGCGGTGAGCGGCAGCGGATGACCATCGCCCGCCTGCTGCTGGCCCAGCCGCGGGTGGTCATCCTGGACGAGGCGACGGCGGCACTTGACTCCACCTCGGAGGCCGCGGTCCAGGCGGCGCTCACGGAGGCCCTTGAGGGGCGGACCGCCATCGTGATCGCGCACCGGCTCTCGACGATCCGTTCCGCGGACCAGATCCTCGTGATCGAGGAGGGCCAGATCGCCGAACGGGGCACCCACGACGAATTGTTGGAGCGCGGTGGACGGTACGCCGAACTGCACCGCACCCAGTTCGCCGTCAGGAAGAACGTCGCCACAGGTCTTTAG
- a CDS encoding DUF6314 family protein yields the protein MNESEPFRLGTATTLLDHLRGTWSVERTLQDHASGLTGVFTGTATFAADDDGLRHRERGSLAWAGTAPTIATRELLWRATVSVHSAEVFFPDGRFFHGLDLSDGQDQPEHPCSPDHYRGSFVLQDRAHWRYTWRVSGPAKDLTLDTHLTRVT from the coding sequence ATGAATGAAAGTGAGCCATTCCGGCTCGGCACCGCCACCACACTCCTTGATCACCTCCGGGGGACCTGGTCAGTGGAGCGGACACTACAGGACCACGCCTCGGGGCTGACAGGCGTTTTCACCGGCACCGCCACTTTCGCAGCCGACGACGACGGTCTCCGGCACCGCGAGCGCGGCAGTCTGGCTTGGGCTGGTACTGCTCCCACGATCGCGACCCGCGAGTTGCTGTGGCGGGCAACGGTGTCCGTGCACTCCGCCGAGGTATTCTTTCCGGACGGCCGCTTCTTTCACGGCCTTGACCTCTCCGATGGCCAGGATCAACCGGAGCACCCGTGCTCGCCCGACCACTACCGTGGGTCATTTGTTCTGCAGGATCGCGCTCACTGGCGGTACACGTGGCGGGTCAGCGGACCAGCCAAGGACCTGACGCTGGATACGCACCTGACCCGCGTGACGTAG
- a CDS encoding DUF1684 domain-containing protein: MTQFTPAQPTKIEQWRRFRERRDASLAVGHGWLTLTSLQWLPAEPSALEQVPGRWSASVPGTGPGARLTARASDGLTLVSTGEPVDGTITLSLTDGGSENWVRFQDTVVELAVRGNRYVVRTRDNSAPTLTGFDGVPAYAYDSSAVVQGSYTAYPTPQTVPIRTAHPDVDDLVHATGTVSFTLGGNVHTLRAEQQPDGSLKVAFHDETNGHSTAGWRFLVTGQVSPGGAVTLDFNRSLNYPSAFTPFGTCPMPVEGNRVGVPVEAGERIPA, encoded by the coding sequence ATGACCCAGTTCACCCCCGCCCAGCCGACCAAGATCGAGCAGTGGCGCCGTTTCCGCGAGCGCCGGGACGCATCCCTCGCCGTCGGGCACGGCTGGCTGACGCTCACCTCCCTGCAGTGGTTACCGGCCGAGCCGTCGGCACTGGAACAGGTTCCCGGCCGCTGGAGTGCCAGCGTCCCGGGCACCGGGCCTGGAGCCAGGCTGACCGCCCGGGCGTCGGACGGATTGACGCTGGTGAGCACCGGCGAACCTGTCGATGGGACCATCACGCTCTCCCTGACCGACGGCGGCTCCGAGAACTGGGTGCGCTTTCAGGACACGGTGGTGGAACTCGCGGTCCGCGGCAACCGGTATGTGGTGCGCACCCGTGACAACTCGGCGCCCACCCTGACCGGGTTCGACGGCGTCCCCGCCTACGCCTATGATTCCAGCGCCGTGGTCCAGGGGTCGTACACCGCCTACCCAACGCCACAGACCGTCCCGATCCGGACGGCCCACCCCGACGTTGACGACCTGGTCCACGCGACCGGGACCGTGTCCTTCACCCTCGGCGGCAACGTCCATACGCTGCGGGCCGAGCAGCAGCCAGACGGGTCCCTGAAGGTGGCGTTCCACGACGAGACGAACGGCCACTCGACCGCCGGCTGGCGGTTCCTCGTCACCGGCCAGGTGTCACCGGGTGGCGCTGTCACCCTCGATTTCAACCGGTCGCTGAACTACCCGAGCGCCTTCACTCCCTTCGGCACCTGCCCCATGCCGGTGGAAGGTAACCGGGTGGGCGTCCCCGTGGAGGCCGGCGAGCGCATCCCCGCCTAG
- a CDS encoding amino acid ABC transporter permease, whose product MDWELFWDSLWPLVLGGLTGTIPLSLASFVLGLLLALLIALMRLSRNRIASSAARVYVSIIRGTPLLVQLFVIFYGLPSIGLVIDPWPSAIIAFSLNVAGYAAEIIRAAILSVPKGQWEAGHTIGMSRARTLRRIILPQAARVSVPPLSNTFISLVKDTSLASLILVTEMFRQAQEIAAFSQQFMMLYLEAALVYWVFCFVLSSGQSSLEKRLDRYVAH is encoded by the coding sequence ATCGACTGGGAACTGTTCTGGGATTCGCTCTGGCCCCTGGTCCTGGGCGGCCTGACCGGAACCATCCCGCTGTCCCTGGCATCGTTTGTTCTCGGTCTGCTCCTGGCGCTCCTGATTGCGCTGATGAGGCTGAGCCGGAACCGGATCGCGTCGTCAGCGGCACGGGTGTACGTGTCGATCATCAGGGGAACCCCCCTCCTGGTGCAGCTGTTCGTCATCTTCTACGGACTGCCCTCGATCGGTCTGGTGATCGATCCCTGGCCCAGCGCCATCATCGCCTTCTCGCTGAACGTGGCGGGGTATGCGGCGGAAATCATCCGGGCAGCCATCCTGTCGGTACCCAAGGGTCAGTGGGAGGCGGGGCATACCATCGGCATGTCCCGCGCACGGACACTGCGCCGCATCATCCTGCCCCAGGCGGCCCGGGTGTCCGTCCCGCCGCTCTCCAATACCTTCATCAGCCTGGTCAAGGACACCTCGCTGGCGTCCCTGATCCTGGTGACCGAGATGTTCCGGCAGGCCCAGGAAATTGCGGCGTTCAGCCAGCAGTTCATGATGCTGTATCTGGAGGCCGCACTGGTCTACTGGGTGTTCTGCTTCGTGCTCTCCAGCGGGCAGTCCTCTCTGGAGAAAAGGTTGGATCGTTATGTCGCACACTAA
- a CDS encoding YitT family protein has translation MTHLLARRVPQLLIGLFCYGFAIAMMIQAGIGVSPWDVLGQGTALQSGLPFGVATNMIGLLVLLLWIPIRQKPGIGTVLNVLLVGPSAEVGLAVLPMPTELWAQILLFAGGLTLLALATGLYIGARMGPGPRDGLMTGIHRKWGWKIWKVRTVIELTVLTIGWLLGGTVGVGTVAFALLIGPMVNAALPLLHIPEPRPRVSKTL, from the coding sequence ATGACCCACCTCCTCGCCCGACGCGTGCCCCAGCTACTGATTGGCCTGTTCTGCTACGGCTTCGCCATCGCCATGATGATCCAGGCAGGGATTGGCGTATCGCCGTGGGACGTCCTGGGACAAGGCACTGCCCTGCAGTCCGGTTTGCCGTTCGGCGTGGCCACCAACATGATTGGCCTCCTCGTCCTGCTGCTCTGGATTCCGATCCGGCAGAAGCCCGGGATCGGCACGGTGCTCAACGTCTTGCTCGTGGGCCCCAGTGCCGAGGTGGGGTTGGCTGTCCTGCCCATGCCCACCGAGCTGTGGGCGCAGATCCTCCTCTTCGCTGGCGGTCTCACCCTCTTGGCCCTGGCGACTGGCCTGTACATCGGGGCACGGATGGGTCCCGGTCCTCGCGACGGCCTGATGACCGGCATCCACCGGAAATGGGGCTGGAAGATCTGGAAGGTCCGGACGGTCATTGAACTGACAGTCCTGACCATCGGGTGGCTGCTCGGCGGGACGGTCGGCGTCGGCACCGTGGCCTTCGCCCTCCTCATCGGCCCGATGGTCAACGCTGCCCTGCCCCTGCTGCACATCCCGGAACCGCGCCCCCGCGTCTCCAAAACCCTCTAG
- a CDS encoding LLM class flavin-dependent oxidoreductase: protein MELGIYSFGDIHPNPVTGERVSPQQRMLDLLERARLADQVGLDYFGIGEHHRPDYAVSSVVPVLAAAAAQTARIHIGSAVTVLSTEDPVRVYQQFATLDLLSGGRAELTAGRGSFIESYPLFGAELGDYEELYEEKIRLLLQLDASERITWTGKFRPALHDALILPRPTSGHLDIWIATGGTPASSVRAARLGTPVIFALLGGAVGNFAQHAQLYRETAAQAGHDPSTLKVGLSGVGLVLRKDAQTVFKPHWLDTMKRISSERGFPMPSEVTYNMQAARSGAIFVGNAEEVAEKIVLAHSQMRHDRHILRSTGPRCRRRRCWSRSNSSAPRCYPWCAANWAWWRRRADASLR from the coding sequence ATGGAACTCGGTATCTACAGCTTCGGAGACATCCATCCGAACCCGGTGACGGGGGAGCGGGTTTCCCCGCAGCAGCGCATGCTTGACCTGTTGGAGCGCGCCCGGCTCGCCGACCAGGTGGGCCTGGACTACTTCGGCATCGGTGAGCATCACCGGCCCGACTACGCCGTGTCCTCGGTGGTGCCCGTGCTCGCGGCCGCCGCGGCGCAGACCGCCCGCATCCACATCGGCTCGGCGGTCACCGTGCTGAGTACCGAGGACCCGGTCCGGGTGTACCAGCAGTTTGCCACCCTCGACCTCCTGTCCGGTGGCCGGGCGGAGCTCACTGCCGGACGAGGGTCCTTCATCGAGTCCTACCCGCTGTTCGGGGCGGAACTCGGAGACTATGAGGAGTTGTACGAGGAGAAGATCCGGTTGCTGCTGCAGCTCGACGCCTCGGAACGCATCACCTGGACCGGGAAGTTCCGGCCGGCGTTGCATGATGCGTTGATCCTGCCGCGGCCCACCTCAGGGCACCTGGACATTTGGATCGCTACCGGCGGCACACCCGCGTCGTCAGTGCGGGCGGCACGGCTGGGGACCCCGGTGATCTTTGCCTTGCTCGGGGGAGCCGTGGGGAACTTCGCCCAGCACGCGCAGCTCTATCGCGAGACGGCTGCCCAGGCTGGCCATGATCCCTCCACCCTGAAGGTGGGGCTGAGCGGCGTCGGGCTGGTGTTGAGGAAAGACGCGCAGACCGTCTTCAAGCCGCACTGGCTGGACACGATGAAGCGGATTTCGTCGGAGCGGGGCTTTCCAATGCCGAGCGAAGTCACCTACAACATGCAGGCGGCCCGATCCGGGGCGATCTTCGTGGGGAACGCCGAGGAAGTGGCGGAGAAGATTGTGCTGGCCCACTCGCAGATGCGCCACGACCGGCACATCCTGCGGTCGACTGGTCCTCGGTGCCGCAGGCGCAGGTGCTGGAGTCGATCGAACTCCTCGGCACCGAGGTGTTACCCCTGGTGCGCCGCGAACTGGGCGTGGTGGCGCCGTCGCGCTGATGCGTCATTACGGTGA
- a CDS encoding PLP-dependent aminotransferase family protein yields the protein MQVISATKLDSLLTGWRNGSSAYTALADRIRLLILDGRIPVGARLPAERDLAVRLVVSRTTVSSTYARLRDTGYLSSVRGSGSVARLPGSLGAPVEPGGGGLLDFSKAAMPASPLLAGAAVRAAQDLQQYLGGAGYDPVGLPQLRVAIAARYQSRGLPTAPGQILVTLGAQHAIALLTRHLMDRSDSAIVESPSYPHAYEAIRAAGRRLVPVNVTTEDGWDDDALQQAFRRTSPAIAYLMPDFHNPTGRVMGEDQRRRVLAAAERQGTVVIADETMAELAIEPMDVPLPLAAYGPAVLIGSLGKTIWGGLRIGWIRAEEPMIGQLVRARSASDLGTPILEQLIAAELLGSYDQILAERRDQLRVGRDHLIAALHDRIPAWSVPSTAGGLSLWANLGRSVSSQLTLAARQEGLLIAAGPRFGIDGAFERFLRLPFSYSIEDTDSAVGMLQRAWDRVGQGRLAPDPELLADVV from the coding sequence ATGCAGGTGATCTCGGCTACTAAATTGGACTCGCTCCTGACGGGGTGGCGGAATGGGTCATCGGCCTATACCGCGTTGGCCGACCGCATTCGACTGCTGATCCTCGATGGTCGCATCCCGGTGGGTGCGCGTCTCCCCGCTGAACGGGACCTTGCGGTCCGGCTGGTGGTCAGCAGGACCACCGTGTCGTCGACTTACGCCCGGTTGCGGGACACCGGTTACCTGAGCAGCGTCAGGGGATCAGGCAGCGTTGCCCGGTTGCCCGGGTCGCTGGGTGCCCCCGTTGAGCCCGGAGGTGGCGGACTGCTCGACTTCAGCAAGGCCGCGATGCCAGCCTCACCGCTGCTGGCCGGCGCCGCAGTGCGAGCCGCACAGGATCTGCAGCAGTACCTGGGCGGTGCCGGGTACGACCCGGTTGGCCTTCCCCAGCTGCGTGTTGCGATAGCTGCCCGCTACCAGAGCCGCGGACTGCCGACCGCTCCCGGACAGATCCTGGTCACGTTGGGCGCCCAGCACGCGATTGCCCTGCTGACCCGTCACCTGATGGATCGCAGCGACAGCGCAATCGTGGAATCGCCGAGCTACCCGCATGCCTATGAGGCAATCCGGGCAGCGGGGCGGCGGCTGGTGCCGGTTAACGTCACCACCGAGGATGGCTGGGACGACGACGCCCTGCAGCAGGCATTTCGGCGAACCAGTCCCGCCATCGCCTACCTGATGCCGGACTTCCACAATCCGACGGGCCGGGTCATGGGCGAGGACCAGCGACGGCGGGTGCTCGCCGCGGCCGAACGCCAGGGGACAGTCGTAATTGCCGATGAAACCATGGCGGAACTCGCGATCGAGCCCATGGACGTCCCGCTTCCGCTCGCGGCCTATGGGCCGGCGGTGTTGATCGGATCGCTGGGCAAGACCATCTGGGGTGGGCTACGGATCGGCTGGATCAGGGCGGAGGAGCCGATGATCGGGCAGCTCGTCCGTGCGCGCTCAGCTTCCGATCTGGGTACCCCCATCCTTGAACAACTCATCGCTGCGGAGCTGCTGGGCAGCTACGACCAGATCCTTGCGGAACGGCGGGACCAGCTTCGGGTCGGTCGGGACCACCTGATCGCCGCCCTCCACGACAGGATCCCCGCCTGGTCGGTGCCGTCCACCGCAGGTGGCCTCTCGCTGTGGGCAAACCTGGGGCGTAGCGTCAGCTCGCAGCTCACCCTGGCGGCGCGGCAGGAGGGGCTGCTGATCGCAGCGGGTCCGAGGTTCGGGATTGACGGAGCATTCGAGCGGTTTCTGCGGCTGCCCTTCAGCTACTCGATCGAGGACACCGACAGCGCGGTGGGGATGCTGCAGCGCGCCTGGGACCGGGTGGGTCAGGGAAGGCTGGCTCCGGACCCAGAGCTGCTCGCCGACGTCGTGTAG